A portion of the Anoxybacillus gonensis genome contains these proteins:
- a CDS encoding F0F1 ATP synthase subunit gamma: MGASLRDIKARINTTKKTSQITKAMEMVSASKLNRAEHNARSFTPYMEKIQEVVASVALGSNDASHPMLVKRPVKKTGYLVITSDRGLAGAYNSNVLRTVFQTIQERHRSTEEYAIIAIGRVGLNFFKRRNIPVALHITGLPDQPTFADIKEIANKTVNMFADGTFDELYMFYNHFVSAIQQDVTEKKLLPLTDLASEKKLTTYEFEPSQEEILEVLLPQYAESLIYGALLDAKASEHAARMTAMKNATDNAKELIRTLTLSYNRARQAAITQEITEIVAGANALQ; this comes from the coding sequence TTGGGAGCATCGTTACGCGATATAAAAGCGCGCATTAACACGACAAAAAAGACGAGCCAAATTACAAAAGCGATGGAAATGGTCTCGGCATCAAAATTAAACCGTGCAGAACATAATGCAAGATCGTTTACGCCGTATATGGAAAAAATTCAAGAGGTCGTAGCGAGCGTCGCGCTCGGAAGCAACGACGCTTCTCATCCGATGCTTGTGAAGCGCCCAGTAAAAAAGACGGGATATTTAGTCATTACATCTGACCGTGGCTTAGCTGGCGCCTACAACAGCAACGTGCTTCGTACTGTTTTTCAAACGATTCAAGAGCGTCACCGTTCGACAGAAGAATATGCGATTATTGCGATCGGTCGCGTCGGCTTAAACTTCTTTAAACGCCGCAATATTCCGGTAGCTTTACATATTACCGGTTTGCCAGATCAACCAACGTTTGCGGACATTAAAGAAATTGCGAACAAAACGGTGAACATGTTTGCAGATGGTACGTTTGATGAGTTGTATATGTTTTACAATCATTTCGTAAGCGCCATCCAACAAGATGTGACGGAGAAAAAGTTATTACCATTAACCGATTTAGCATCGGAGAAAAAGTTGACCACTTACGAATTTGAACCGTCACAAGAAGAAATTTTAGAAGTGTTGTTGCCGCAATACGCTGAAAGCTTAATTTATGGCGCGTTGCTCGATGCAAAAGCGAGCGAGCATGCTGCGCGGATGACAGCGATGAAAAACGCAACAGACAACGCAAAAGAATTGATTCGGACACTTACGCTTTCTTACAACCGCGCTCGTCAAGCAGCGATTACGCAAGAAATTACAGAGATTGTGGCCGGAGCGAACGCCTTGCAATAG
- the atpA gene encoding F0F1 ATP synthase subunit alpha: MSIKAEEISALIKKQIENYQSEIEVSDVGTVIQVGDGIARAHGLDNVMSGELVEFANGVMGLALNLEENNVGIVILGPYTGIKEGDEVRRTGRIMEVPVGEALIGRVVNPLGQPVDGLGPIETTETRPIESPAPGVMDRKSVHEPLQTGIKAIDALVPIGRGQRELIIGDRQTGKTSVAVDTIINQKGKNMICIYVAIGQKESTVRNVVETLRKYGALDYTIVVTASASQPAPLLFLAPYAGVTMGEYFMYKGQHVLVVYDDLSKQAAAYRELSLLLRRPPGREAYPGDVFYLHSRLLERAAKLSDAKGAGSLTALPFVETQAGDISAYIPTNVISITDGQIFLQSDLFFSGVRPAINAGLSVSRVGGAAQIKAMKKVSGTLRLDLAAYRELEAFAQFGSDLDKATQAKLARGARTVEVLKQGLHEPLPVEKQVAIIYALTRGFLDDIPVEDIRRFEKEFHAWLDKDENGQKLMEHIRTTGDLPNEEDFNKAIEAFKKTFVVSE, encoded by the coding sequence ATGAGCATCAAAGCGGAAGAAATTAGCGCGCTGATAAAAAAGCAAATTGAAAACTATCAGTCTGAAATCGAAGTGAGCGATGTCGGTACAGTCATTCAAGTTGGTGACGGAATCGCTCGTGCTCATGGCCTCGACAACGTTATGTCAGGAGAGCTTGTTGAGTTTGCCAACGGCGTCATGGGATTGGCGCTAAACTTAGAAGAAAACAACGTCGGTATCGTTATTTTAGGACCGTACACAGGCATTAAAGAAGGCGATGAAGTACGTCGTACAGGTCGCATTATGGAAGTGCCAGTAGGTGAAGCGTTAATCGGTCGTGTCGTCAATCCATTAGGTCAACCAGTTGACGGACTTGGTCCAATCGAAACGACAGAAACTCGCCCGATTGAAAGCCCAGCGCCTGGCGTTATGGATCGTAAATCTGTCCATGAGCCGCTTCAAACGGGAATTAAGGCGATTGACGCGCTTGTGCCAATCGGTCGCGGTCAACGTGAGTTAATTATCGGAGACCGTCAAACAGGAAAAACGTCCGTTGCAGTAGATACAATCATTAACCAAAAAGGGAAAAACATGATTTGTATTTATGTGGCGATCGGACAAAAAGAATCAACCGTTCGTAACGTCGTTGAAACGTTGCGCAAATACGGTGCATTAGATTACACAATCGTCGTTACAGCGTCTGCGTCACAGCCAGCTCCGCTTTTATTCTTAGCACCATATGCGGGCGTAACGATGGGCGAATACTTCATGTACAAAGGACAACACGTTCTTGTTGTATACGATGACTTATCAAAACAAGCGGCAGCTTATCGTGAGCTTTCGTTATTATTACGCCGTCCGCCAGGTCGTGAAGCGTATCCAGGTGACGTATTCTACTTGCATTCTCGCTTGCTTGAGCGGGCAGCAAAATTAAGCGATGCGAAAGGTGCAGGTTCATTAACAGCGTTGCCGTTCGTTGAAACACAAGCGGGCGACATTTCAGCATACATTCCAACGAACGTCATTTCCATCACAGACGGGCAAATTTTCTTGCAGTCTGACTTGTTCTTCTCAGGCGTGCGTCCAGCGATTAACGCCGGTCTTTCTGTATCGCGCGTCGGTGGGGCAGCACAAATTAAAGCGATGAAAAAAGTATCTGGTACGTTGCGTCTTGACTTAGCGGCATATCGCGAGTTAGAGGCGTTTGCGCAGTTCGGTTCTGACCTTGATAAAGCAACACAAGCGAAACTTGCTCGCGGTGCGCGCACAGTTGAAGTGTTAAAACAAGGTTTACATGAGCCGCTACCAGTTGAAAAACAAGTAGCGATTATTTACGCATTAACACGCGGCTTTTTAGATGACATTCCAGTAGAAGACATTCGCCGCTTTGAAAAAGAGTTCCATGCATGGTTAGACAAAGACGAAAACGGTCAAAAACTGATGGAACATATTCGCACAACAGGCGATCTTCCAAATGAAGAAGACTTCAACAAAGCGATTGAAGCGTTCAAAAAGACGTTTGTTGTATCGGAGTAA
- a CDS encoding F0F1 ATP synthase subunit delta — translation MNKQVVAKRYASALFEIAKEQQLLDQLEQELRVVKQVFAQNEVLLSVLNHPKIALTKKKALVQEAFANISTVLQHTLMLLLDRHRIDIVNDLADAFIALANEARGVAEAIVYSARPLTEDETNALADVFAKKVGVDALRITNVIDKDVIGGVKVRIGNRIFDGSVSGKLARLQRQLTR, via the coding sequence ATGAACAAACAAGTCGTAGCGAAACGATATGCGTCGGCACTTTTTGAAATTGCGAAAGAACAGCAGCTTCTTGATCAGCTCGAACAAGAACTTCGCGTCGTCAAACAAGTGTTTGCACAAAATGAAGTGCTTCTTTCTGTGCTAAACCATCCAAAAATTGCGCTAACGAAAAAGAAAGCGCTCGTCCAAGAAGCGTTTGCGAACATTTCGACGGTATTGCAACATACGCTCATGTTGCTTTTAGATCGCCATCGCATCGACATCGTGAACGATTTAGCAGATGCGTTTATTGCGCTAGCAAATGAAGCACGCGGTGTAGCTGAGGCGATCGTTTATTCGGCTCGTCCGTTAACGGAAGACGAAACGAATGCGCTTGCAGACGTGTTTGCGAAAAAAGTTGGCGTCGACGCGCTTCGCATCACAAACGTCATTGATAAAGATGTGATCGGCGGCGTCAAAGTGCGCATCGGAAACCGCATTTTCGACGGAAGCGTCAGCGGAAAATTAGCAAGATTACAGCGACAGTTAACTCGCTAA
- the atpF gene encoding F0F1 ATP synthase subunit B, translating to MFVLGAGGHGFNGGDIAFQLVMFLLLMFLLRKYAFGPLMGVMKQREEHIANEIEQAEKHHQEAKKLAEEQRELMKKSRQEAQALIEEARKLGEEQKEQIIQAARQEAERLKEAAKKEIAQEKEQAMAALRQQVASLSVLIASKVIEKELSEQDQAKLISEYIQEVGESR from the coding sequence ATGTTTGTATTAGGCGCTGGTGGACATGGGTTCAACGGCGGCGATATCGCATTCCAATTAGTCATGTTCTTATTGCTCATGTTTTTGCTTCGCAAATATGCGTTCGGTCCATTAATGGGCGTCATGAAACAGCGCGAAGAGCATATTGCGAACGAAATTGAGCAAGCAGAAAAGCATCATCAAGAAGCGAAAAAGCTTGCAGAAGAGCAACGTGAATTAATGAAAAAGTCACGCCAAGAAGCGCAAGCGCTGATCGAAGAAGCTCGCAAGCTTGGCGAAGAGCAAAAAGAGCAAATCATTCAAGCCGCTCGTCAAGAAGCAGAGCGCTTAAAAGAGGCAGCAAAAAAAGAAATCGCACAAGAAAAAGAACAGGCGATGGCAGCGTTGCGTCAACAAGTTGCTTCTTTATCTGTACTTATTGCTTCAAAAGTCATTGAAAAAGAGTTGAGCGAACAAGATCAAGCGAAGCTGATTAGCGAGTACATTCAAGAGGTAGGAGAAAGCCGATGA
- the atpE gene encoding F0F1 ATP synthase subunit C, protein MGVLAAAIAIGLAALGAGIGNGLIVSRTVEGIARQPEARGMLQTTMFIGVALVEAIPIIAVVIAFMVQGR, encoded by the coding sequence ATGGGTGTATTAGCAGCTGCAATTGCAATTGGTTTAGCGGCACTTGGTGCTGGTATTGGTAACGGTTTAATCGTATCTCGTACAGTAGAGGGAATTGCACGTCAACCAGAGGCGCGCGGTATGTTACAAACAACAATGTTTATCGGGGTAGCGTTAGTCGAAGCGATTCCGATCATCGCGGTCGTTATCGCGTTCATGGTTCAAGGTCGTTAA
- the atpB gene encoding F0F1 ATP synthase subunit A has protein sequence MHHEAPLYTLFGLTFNLANVLMITVTSVIVFVIAVLATRNLAMKPTGMQNFLEWVMDFVKGIIKSNMDWKTGGRFHMLGMTLIMYIFVANMLGLPFSVVIDNKLWWKSPTADPVVTLTLATMVVALSHYYGIKLNGFKEYAKGFVSPMPILFPLKIIEEFANTLTLGLRLYGNIFAGEILLALLAGSLATGVGGTIAAIIPTIAWQGFSIFVGAIQAFIFTMLTMVYMAHKVSHDH, from the coding sequence ATGCATCACGAAGCTCCTTTATACACGCTGTTTGGCTTAACATTTAACTTAGCCAACGTATTAATGATTACGGTTACATCCGTCATCGTCTTTGTCATTGCCGTATTAGCCACGCGCAACTTAGCGATGAAGCCAACGGGAATGCAAAATTTTCTTGAATGGGTTATGGATTTTGTCAAAGGAATTATTAAAAGCAACATGGATTGGAAAACAGGTGGACGCTTTCATATGCTCGGCATGACGCTCATCATGTACATTTTTGTAGCGAACATGCTCGGTCTGCCGTTTTCAGTCGTCATCGACAATAAGCTATGGTGGAAATCACCGACAGCTGATCCAGTCGTGACGTTGACGTTGGCGACGATGGTTGTCGCGTTATCGCATTACTATGGCATTAAGCTTAACGGGTTTAAAGAATATGCAAAAGGATTCGTTAGCCCAATGCCAATTTTGTTCCCATTAAAAATTATTGAAGAATTTGCGAATACATTAACGCTCGGTCTCCGTCTATACGGGAACATTTTTGCGGGTGAAATTTTGTTAGCGCTCTTAGCGGGAAGTTTAGCGACAGGAGTCGGCGGAACAATTGCGGCGATCATTCCAACGATCGCATGGCAAGGATTTAGTATTTTCGTCGGCGCGATCCAAGCGTTTATTTTCACGATGTTAACAATGGTTTATATGGCGCACAAAGTGAGTCATGACCATTAA
- a CDS encoding ATP synthase subunit I: MNELQQHWRRHKSYILYLLSIYVLGWAFTPYQQAFSSLFLGTVISLYNGWTMVRKVERFGQAVASGQKSRSLGMMSRMAAAALAVFIAFRWPEQFSVGWIVLGLMTSYIVIIIDFFFQKTKGEER, from the coding sequence ATGAACGAGTTACAGCAACATTGGCGCCGTCACAAATCATACATACTATACTTGCTGTCGATTTACGTGTTAGGTTGGGCATTTACGCCTTATCAGCAAGCGTTTTCAAGTTTGTTTCTCGGGACGGTTATCAGCCTATATAACGGTTGGACGATGGTGCGGAAAGTGGAGCGGTTTGGACAAGCGGTTGCGTCTGGACAAAAATCGCGCTCGCTTGGCATGATGTCGCGCATGGCTGCTGCTGCGTTGGCTGTCTTTATTGCTTTTCGTTGGCCTGAACAGTTTTCTGTCGGCTGGATCGTATTGGGATTAATGACATCTTATATTGTCATTATAATAGATTTCTTTTTCCAAAAAACAAAAGGGGAAGAGAGGTGA
- a CDS encoding AtpZ/AtpI family protein, whose amino-acid sequence MRQHERHPFRAIGLMTAISSQLVGSVLVGVFGGRFVDERFGTEPLFLIVGLLLGLAAGVYAMIRLIRSFFSGEEK is encoded by the coding sequence ATGCGACAACATGAGCGCCATCCGTTTCGAGCGATCGGTTTGATGACGGCCATCTCCTCTCAACTTGTCGGTTCCGTTTTAGTTGGGGTTTTTGGAGGGCGTTTTGTCGACGAGCGTTTTGGTACCGAACCGCTTTTTTTAATTGTCGGTTTGCTTCTCGGATTAGCGGCTGGTGTTTATGCGATGATTCGCCTCATTCGCTCATTTTTTTCAGGAGAGGAAAAATGA
- the wecB gene encoding non-hydrolyzing UDP-N-acetylglucosamine 2-epimerase, with amino-acid sequence MNKRKVMTIFGTRPEAIKMAPLVLELQKYEDIESIVTVTAQHRQMLDQVLDIFGIQPDYDLNIMKERQTLVDITTRALAGLDDVMKKVQPDIVLVHGDTTTTFVASLAAFYNQIAVGHVEAGLRTWNKYSPFPEEMNRQLTGVLADLHFAPTAKAAENLRAENKPEHAIFITGNTAIDALKTTVRETYTHPILEKVAGSRMILLTAHRRENLGEPMRNMFRAVKRLVENYNDVQVVYPVHLNPVVRELANDILGNDERIHLIDPLDVIDFHNFAARAHIILTDSGGVQEEAPSLGVPVLVLRDTTERPEGIEAGTLKLAGTDEQTIYALASELLTDEKAYEQMAKASNPYGDGWASKRIVEAIRYYFKQSDVPPTPFQ; translated from the coding sequence ATGAATAAACGAAAAGTGATGACCATTTTCGGGACGAGACCGGAAGCGATCAAAATGGCTCCGCTCGTTTTAGAGTTGCAAAAGTACGAAGACATTGAATCGATTGTGACTGTGACAGCACAACATCGCCAAATGCTTGATCAAGTGCTCGATATTTTTGGCATTCAACCAGATTATGATTTAAACATTATGAAAGAGCGCCAAACGCTTGTCGATATTACGACAAGGGCGCTTGCCGGCTTGGACGATGTCATGAAAAAAGTACAGCCTGACATCGTGCTCGTTCATGGCGACACGACAACGACATTTGTCGCTAGTCTGGCAGCGTTTTACAACCAAATTGCAGTCGGACATGTAGAAGCAGGACTTAGAACGTGGAATAAGTATTCGCCATTTCCGGAAGAAATGAATCGACAATTGACGGGGGTATTAGCTGATTTGCATTTTGCCCCGACCGCAAAAGCAGCCGAAAATTTACGTGCAGAAAACAAGCCAGAGCACGCCATTTTCATTACAGGCAACACAGCGATCGATGCGTTAAAAACAACGGTGCGCGAGACTTATACGCATCCGATTTTAGAAAAGGTAGCGGGAAGCCGCATGATTTTATTGACAGCGCATCGTCGTGAAAACCTTGGCGAGCCGATGCGAAACATGTTCCGAGCGGTGAAAAGGCTCGTTGAAAATTACAATGACGTGCAAGTCGTTTATCCTGTTCATTTAAATCCGGTCGTGCGCGAGTTAGCGAACGACATATTAGGAAACGATGAACGCATTCATTTAATTGACCCGTTAGACGTCATCGACTTTCATAACTTTGCGGCGAGAGCGCACATCATTTTAACAGATTCAGGCGGTGTTCAAGAAGAAGCCCCTTCACTTGGCGTGCCTGTACTCGTCTTGCGCGACACAACTGAACGACCGGAGGGCATCGAAGCCGGAACGCTCAAGCTTGCGGGAACAGATGAACAAACGATTTACGCGCTAGCAAGCGAGCTATTAACAGACGAAAAAGCGTACGAGCAAATGGCGAAAGCGTCCAATCCGTACGGTGACGGTTGGGCATCGAAGCGGATTGTCGAAGCGATTCGTTACTATTTTAAACAAAGCGATGTTCCGCCAACGCCATTTCAATAA
- the upp gene encoding uracil phosphoribosyltransferase, giving the protein MSKVYVFDHPLIQHKLTYIRDKHTGTKEFRELVEEVATLMAFEITRDLPLQEVEIETPVSKAKAKVIAGKKLGIIPILRAGIGMVDGILKLIPAAKVGHIGLYRDPETLKPVEYYVKLPTDVEERDFIVVDPMLATGGSAAEAIHALKKRGAKNIKFMCLIAAPEGVEAVQQAHPDVDIYIAALDEKLNDHGYIVPGLGDAGDRLFGTK; this is encoded by the coding sequence ATGAGTAAAGTGTACGTATTTGATCATCCGTTAATTCAACATAAGCTTACATACATTCGCGACAAACATACAGGAACAAAAGAGTTCCGTGAGCTTGTCGAAGAAGTAGCGACGCTCATGGCATTTGAAATTACACGCGATTTGCCGCTTCAAGAAGTTGAAATCGAAACGCCTGTCAGCAAAGCAAAAGCGAAAGTGATCGCAGGAAAAAAATTAGGCATCATCCCGATTTTACGTGCAGGAATCGGAATGGTTGACGGGATTTTAAAGCTTATTCCAGCCGCAAAAGTTGGACATATCGGTCTATATCGCGATCCGGAAACGTTAAAACCGGTCGAATATTACGTGAAACTTCCAACGGATGTTGAAGAACGCGACTTCATTGTCGTCGATCCGATGCTTGCGACAGGTGGATCCGCTGCGGAAGCCATTCATGCGTTGAAAAAACGTGGCGCAAAAAACATTAAATTTATGTGTTTAATTGCTGCGCCAGAAGGAGTCGAAGCGGTGCAACAAGCGCATCCGGACGTCGATATTTATATCGCTGCGTTAGATGAAAAGTTAAACGATCACGGCTATATTGTGCCAGGTCTTGGCGATGCTGGAGACCGTCTATTCGGAACGAAGTAA
- the glyA gene encoding serine hydroxymethyltransferase produces the protein MSRLSQQDPQVFQAIQDELKRQQTKIELIASENFVSEAVMEAQGSVLTNKYAEGYPGRRYYGGCEHVDVVEELARERAKQLFGAEHANVQPHSGAQANMAVYFTILEHGDTVLGMNLSHGGHLTHGSPVNFSGIQYNFIEYGVDPETHRINYDDVREKALKHKPKLIVAGASAYPRTIDFAKFREIADEVGAYFMVDMAHIAGLVAAGLHPNPVPYAHFVTTTTHKTLRGPRGGMILCQEQFAKQIDKAIFPGIQGGPLMHVIAAKAVALGEALQDDFKTYAQNIVNNAKRLAEALTAEGFTLVSGGTDNHLLLIDLRSIGLTGKVAEKVLDEIGITVNKNTIPYDPESPFVTSGIRIGTAAVTSRGFGLEEMDEIARIISIALKHKDDEQKLDEARRRVAALTEKFPLYV, from the coding sequence ATGAGTCGCTTGTCACAGCAAGATCCGCAAGTATTTCAAGCTATTCAAGATGAATTAAAACGACAACAAACGAAAATTGAATTAATTGCATCAGAAAACTTCGTTAGCGAAGCGGTCATGGAAGCGCAAGGGTCGGTATTAACGAACAAGTATGCAGAAGGATATCCGGGACGTCGCTATTACGGTGGTTGTGAACATGTTGACGTCGTTGAAGAGCTTGCGCGTGAGCGTGCAAAACAATTGTTCGGAGCCGAGCATGCAAATGTTCAGCCGCACTCAGGAGCGCAAGCGAACATGGCTGTATATTTTACCATTTTAGAGCACGGTGATACTGTACTTGGCATGAACTTATCACACGGAGGGCATTTGACGCACGGTAGCCCGGTTAACTTTAGCGGCATACAATACAATTTTATTGAGTATGGCGTCGATCCAGAAACGCACCGTATTAACTACGATGACGTTCGTGAAAAAGCATTAAAACATAAACCGAAATTAATCGTTGCTGGGGCAAGCGCATATCCTCGCACGATTGACTTTGCGAAGTTTCGTGAAATTGCCGATGAAGTAGGCGCTTATTTCATGGTCGATATGGCACATATCGCTGGGCTTGTTGCGGCAGGGTTGCATCCAAATCCTGTTCCTTATGCTCATTTTGTGACGACAACAACGCATAAAACGTTGCGCGGTCCACGCGGGGGAATGATTTTATGCCAAGAGCAATTTGCAAAACAAATTGATAAAGCGATTTTCCCAGGCATTCAAGGCGGTCCGCTCATGCATGTCATCGCTGCCAAAGCTGTTGCGCTCGGAGAGGCGTTGCAAGATGATTTCAAAACATATGCGCAAAACATCGTGAACAACGCCAAACGGTTAGCAGAAGCGTTAACGGCAGAAGGGTTTACACTCGTTTCTGGCGGAACGGACAACCATCTATTGTTAATTGACTTGCGTTCGATCGGATTAACAGGAAAAGTTGCTGAGAAAGTGCTCGATGAAATCGGCATCACCGTGAATAAAAATACGATTCCATACGATCCAGAAAGCCCGTTTGTCACAAGCGGTATTCGCATCGGTACAGCGGCCGTAACAAGCCGCGGCTTTGGTCTTGAGGAAATGGATGAAATTGCGCGCATCATTTCCATTGCGCTCAAACATAAAGACGATGAACAAAAATTAGACGAAGCGCGCCGCCGCGTTGCAGCATTAACAGAAAAATTCCCATTGTATGTATAA
- a CDS encoding TIGR01440 family protein, with translation MERWRNEWQTALAEFRAQVPLTDKDVVVIGCSTSEVIGEKIGTAGTMDVAAMLFQELKRWHDETGVQLAFQCCEHLNRALVVERQTAVTKQLEIVTVIPVRHAGGAMAAYAYTQFRDPVVVEHIRADAGIDIGATLIGMHLKHVAVPVRTSIKQIGHAVLTFAKTRPKLIGGERAVYSQEKANKSCSIG, from the coding sequence ATGGAACGATGGCGCAATGAATGGCAAACGGCGCTAGCTGAGTTTCGTGCACAAGTGCCGCTAACGGATAAAGATGTTGTCGTCATTGGATGTAGCACAAGTGAAGTCATTGGGGAAAAAATTGGGACGGCAGGAACGATGGACGTGGCGGCCATGTTATTTCAAGAACTAAAACGGTGGCACGACGAAACGGGGGTACAGCTTGCGTTTCAATGTTGTGAACATTTAAACCGCGCATTAGTTGTGGAACGACAAACAGCTGTGACAAAGCAGCTTGAAATCGTGACGGTCATTCCGGTTCGCCACGCTGGTGGAGCGATGGCGGCATATGCATATACCCAATTTCGCGATCCTGTCGTTGTTGAACATATTCGGGCAGATGCAGGCATCGACATCGGGGCTACATTAATTGGCATGCATTTAAAGCACGTCGCTGTTCCTGTGCGAACATCGATCAAACAAATTGGACATGCGGTGCTCACATTTGCGAAAACACGACCGAAACTGATCGGGGGCGAGCGCGCCGTGTATTCGCAAGAAAAGGCGAACAAATCATGTTCAATCGGTTAA
- the rpiB gene encoding ribose 5-phosphate isomerase B has protein sequence MKVAIASDHGGIRIREEIKKLMDEMGIEYTDFGCECETSVDYPDYALPVAQKVASGEFDRGILICGTGIGMSIAANKVKGIRCALVHDVFSAKATREHNDSNILAMGERVIGPGLAREIAKVWLTTPFEGGRHEKRIQKISAYENEQ, from the coding sequence GTGAAAGTAGCCATTGCATCAGACCATGGTGGCATTCGAATTCGTGAGGAAATCAAAAAACTAATGGATGAAATGGGTATCGAATATACAGACTTTGGGTGTGAGTGTGAAACATCGGTCGATTATCCAGATTATGCTCTGCCAGTTGCGCAAAAAGTGGCGAGCGGCGAATTTGACCGCGGGATTTTAATTTGCGGAACAGGAATCGGCATGAGCATCGCAGCAAACAAAGTGAAAGGAATTCGTTGCGCCCTCGTTCATGACGTATTTAGTGCAAAAGCGACGCGCGAACATAACGACAGCAATATATTAGCGATGGGAGAGCGCGTCATCGGACCAGGATTGGCACGAGAAATTGCGAAAGTATGGTTGACGACTCCGTTTGAAGGAGGCCGTCACGAAAAGCGCATTCAAAAAATTTCTGCTTATGAAAACGAGCAATAA
- a CDS encoding methyl-accepting chemotaxis protein, translated as MMGGKYTFSLQKKLAIFTTVLAIITYSTSAFYIYVLYDYVKQWLPFSKNTFTILTLLLGIFWSGVLAYFAARVITKPLSQLEQAALKAAEGEIGQDVPVPKSDDEIRALALAFNDMLRSLRDMVRNIQQNFAHTNEKVVEMTNVSRVAAEQAENIARTIDEISKGADNSAVAMQTTAEAVEDVLAIAGNVQQKAMQSEKLSTDMVETLEQSRRVIGSLIAGIQQLAKNNEASLHVVRRLEDHAKEVGQIISLVGDIAGQTNLLALNASIEAARAGEHGKGFAVVAEEVRKLADESAKAVQGISELVQNIQHEVGNVVNQITEQVKKANDEAKKGNETNEAISHMSASIHEVADAVKQIAQLVDEQMKYIQQTSVQSQEVAAIAEQTSAGAEEVTAATQEQTAVIESMRELATELGEQAEKLKQTIARFRL; from the coding sequence ATGATGGGGGGAAAATACACATTTAGCTTACAAAAAAAGCTAGCCATTTTTACAACTGTATTAGCAATCATTACGTATTCAACGAGCGCTTTTTACATTTATGTGCTTTACGACTATGTAAAACAATGGCTTCCGTTTAGTAAAAATACGTTTACAATTTTGACGTTGCTTCTCGGTATTTTTTGGTCTGGTGTCTTAGCATATTTTGCGGCGCGTGTCATTACGAAACCGCTTTCTCAACTAGAGCAAGCAGCGTTAAAAGCGGCGGAAGGTGAAATCGGACAAGATGTGCCTGTGCCAAAATCCGATGATGAAATTCGTGCGCTTGCGCTCGCGTTTAACGATATGTTGCGAAGCTTGCGTGACATGGTGCGCAACATTCAACAAAATTTTGCGCATACGAATGAAAAAGTAGTAGAGATGACAAACGTGTCTCGCGTGGCTGCGGAACAAGCGGAAAACATTGCGCGCACGATTGATGAAATTTCAAAAGGGGCGGACAACTCAGCCGTTGCGATGCAGACGACGGCAGAAGCGGTGGAAGATGTGTTAGCGATCGCAGGGAATGTACAACAAAAAGCGATGCAGTCTGAAAAGCTATCGACTGATATGGTCGAAACGCTTGAACAAAGCCGTCGCGTCATCGGTTCACTCATTGCAGGTATTCAACAATTAGCGAAAAACAACGAAGCGTCATTACATGTTGTGCGGCGTTTAGAAGATCATGCGAAAGAAGTCGGGCAAATTATTTCGCTCGTTGGAGATATTGCAGGACAGACGAATTTACTCGCGCTCAATGCTTCGATTGAGGCGGCGCGTGCTGGTGAACACGGGAAAGGTTTTGCTGTCGTTGCGGAAGAAGTAAGAAAGTTGGCAGATGAAAGCGCCAAAGCAGTACAAGGTATTTCTGAGCTTGTGCAAAACATCCAACATGAAGTAGGAAACGTCGTCAATCAAATTACAGAGCAAGTGAAAAAAGCGAATGACGAAGCGAAAAAAGGAAATGAAACAAACGAAGCAATTTCGCATATGAGCGCATCGATTCATGAAGTGGCAGATGCGGTGAAACAAATCGCCCAACTTGTCGATGAACAAATGAAATACATTCAACAAACATCTGTTCAATCACAAGAAGTTGCGGCGATTGCCGAACAAACGTCGGCCGGTGCTGAAGAAGTGACAGCAGCGACACAAGAACAAACAGCGGTCATTGAAAGCATGCGCGAGCTAGCGACAGAACTTGGAGAACAAGCAGAAAAATTAAAACAAACGATTGCCCGTTTTCGTTTGTAA